GAGGATGGTGGCGACAAGGAAGAGGCCGAGGCCCACCTTGAAGACCCGCACCCGCCCAGTGAGGTCGGCCAGCTTGCCCATGGGCAGAAGGAAGGACCCGGCCATGAGCAGGAAGGAGGCCACCACCCAGTTCAGCTGGTACTGGGAGCCCTTGAAGTGGATGCCGATTTCGGGGATGGCCAGATTCAGGGAGCTGATCATGAAGGGCACCAGGAAGGAGGTGACCATGCAGATCAGATAGGCCCACCTGTTGGCCCGGGAGTCACGGGACATGGGAAATGCCTTATGCGGAAGGAACGCCTTCAAAAACAGGTTAGGCGGGTCCAGAAGGGACGGCAACGGCAAAGTTGCTAAAACAACATGACTGAGAAATCAAGCAAAGGTCGATGGGGGGATGCGAGGATGAATGAATGACTGGGGGGGACATGGGCGGCGTGATTCTGGTGGTTGATGACGAACCGGCCCTGTCTGATGCCATCGGGTACGCCCTCCGGACCGAGGGCTTCGAGGTGCGCTGCTGTGCCCTGGGGGGCGAGGCGTTGGGGCTGCTCCGGACGGGAGGGGTCCGCTGCGTGATTCTGGATGTGGGTCTTCCGGACCTCAGCGGCTTCGAGGTCCTGCGGAGGCTCCGCACCTTCTCTGAGGTGCCTGTGCTCTTCCTCACCGCCCGGAGCGAAGAGGTGGACCGGATCGTGGGGCTGGAGCTGGGGGCTGATGACTACGTCGCCAAGCCCTTCAGCCCGCGGGAGGTGGCCGCTCGGGTACGTAGCATCCTGCGGCGCACCGAGCGGGGAGCGCCCCCTGCGCCGCCCCGCTTCGAGGTGGAGGAGGGGGCCCGGCGGATCCGCTACCAGGGCCAGATGCTGGAT
The sequence above is drawn from the uncultured Holophaga sp. genome and encodes:
- the creB gene encoding two-component system response regulator CreB, yielding MTGGDMGGVILVVDDEPALSDAIGYALRTEGFEVRCCALGGEALGLLRTGGVRCVILDVGLPDLSGFEVLRRLRTFSEVPVLFLTARSEEVDRIVGLELGADDYVAKPFSPREVAARVRSILRRTERGAPPAPPRFEVEEGARRIRYQGQMLDLTRYEYLLLKLFLGHPGRIWTRGELMERVWAGAEESSDRTVDTHVKTLRAKLRSVDPGSDPIGTHRGVGYGLEGA